In a single window of the Streptomyces sp. NBC_00094 genome:
- a CDS encoding DUF4240 domain-containing protein: MNEDAFWALIDELSRRPGDRDERLEWLRAELTRRPETESVAFQVRLEAACDAAATRAVWSAANRVEGGDCTDDGLHYFTLWLVGQGRKVYDSVVADPDALADVAGIRALVGRHRDEWADCEWPEWEELDYVAQDVFDELTGQEDDEGEAFLDAVEEAEEELADELDDEFGEGRGEEFAEEWEEGGELQGARPEGVALPRLTALFPLGPSGS; encoded by the coding sequence ATGAACGAAGACGCCTTCTGGGCTCTCATCGACGAGTTGAGCCGCCGCCCCGGTGACCGGGACGAGCGGCTGGAGTGGCTGCGGGCGGAGCTGACACGGCGTCCGGAGACCGAGAGCGTGGCGTTCCAGGTACGGCTCGAGGCGGCCTGCGACGCGGCCGCGACCCGCGCGGTCTGGTCCGCCGCTAACCGCGTCGAGGGCGGCGACTGCACGGACGACGGCCTCCACTACTTCACGCTCTGGCTGGTGGGCCAGGGGCGGAAGGTGTACGACTCGGTCGTCGCCGACCCGGACGCCCTGGCCGACGTGGCCGGGATCCGGGCCCTCGTGGGGCGCCACCGCGACGAGTGGGCCGACTGCGAGTGGCCCGAGTGGGAGGAGCTCGACTACGTCGCCCAGGACGTGTTCGACGAGCTGACCGGCCAGGAGGACGACGAGGGGGAGGCGTTCCTCGACGCCGTCGAGGAGGCCGAGGAGGAGCTCGCTGACGAGCTCGACGACGAGTTCGGCGAAGGGCGCGGCGAGGAGTTCGCGGAGGAGTGGGAAGAGGGTGGCGAGCTCCAGGGAGCCCGGCCGGAGGGGGTGGCCCTACCCCGGCTCACCGCCCTCTTCCCGCTCGGGCCGTCCGGCTCCTAG